In Methylomagnum ishizawai, one DNA window encodes the following:
- a CDS encoding ABC transporter permease: protein MGNSFKLAFKLVGRDFRSGELTLLLAALVVAVAASTAVSLLGDRLNRTMALQAAEFLGADLSVASHGPPDPAWTVEAERLGLEHSATAEFPSVLMENGEILLAGVKSVAVGYPLRGAVKTTLDDPTAAEATHAIPAPGEVWIEPRVLSTLHLKLGDTLTVGEQPLRTTRIITHEPDRRGDLYSLSPRIIINAADLDATRIVQPGSHVHYFALYAGDETALRGFKRWLQPRLHPGERISDIHEDRPELGNALNRAERYLGLTSIAVVLIAGVAIAMSARRYTERHFDLAALLKTLGARERDVLRLHLWQFSLIGLAGSSAGCALGYGLQAGVAHFLGALLPRQLASPSLFALLFGTGAGLPILFGFALPPILRLKRLPPLRVLRRDLEPLPSSAWLVYGCAALVLGALMWRYTQDWLMTVTVLAASGAAVAGFGLLGLFLLNLGKLPIPHVGLAWRFGLQHLTRRPQLGVGQILAFGITLAAMLLSLLVRTELLQEWQRQLPDNTPNHFALNLFDADLDRFRDFLAREQIASSRFYPIVRGRLTLVNGQDVFQVIGKNSRAEGAINRDLSLTWGAEPPPDNPIVEGEWWREGQAPTEPLVSVEKELAKNLGIKPGDQLGFNIAGQELTATVANTRGVRWDTMAPNFFMIFPPGVLDSQPHTWLTSFYLPPAAKPALARLVKAFPGVTILEVDALLKQFQSILAQITRAIEFVLVLALAAGFTVLFASVRATLDERLREDALLRALGAERGLLRRAQWVEFCALGFLAGLLAAGIAESVAWVLFSRVFDLAHRMHWEAWLATPLVGAVAVGLAGYWNTRPVVRNSPMRVLREL from the coding sequence ATGGGTAACAGCTTCAAATTGGCGTTCAAATTGGTGGGCCGCGATTTCCGCAGCGGCGAACTGACATTGCTGCTGGCGGCGCTGGTGGTCGCCGTGGCCGCGTCCACCGCCGTCAGCCTGCTGGGCGACCGGCTGAACCGCACCATGGCTTTGCAAGCGGCGGAATTCCTGGGAGCGGATTTATCGGTGGCGAGCCACGGCCCGCCCGATCCGGCCTGGACCGTGGAAGCCGAGCGCCTGGGACTCGAACATTCGGCCACGGCGGAATTCCCCAGTGTGCTGATGGAGAACGGCGAAATCCTGCTGGCGGGCGTAAAATCGGTGGCGGTGGGCTATCCCCTACGCGGCGCGGTGAAAACCACCCTGGACGATCCCACCGCCGCCGAGGCCACCCACGCCATTCCCGCGCCGGGCGAGGTCTGGATCGAACCACGGGTATTGTCCACCCTGCATTTGAAGCTGGGCGACACGCTGACGGTGGGCGAACAGCCCTTGCGGACCACCCGCATCATCACCCACGAACCCGACCGCCGCGGCGATCTCTACAGTCTGTCGCCCCGCATCATCATCAATGCCGCCGACCTCGACGCCACCCGCATCGTGCAGCCCGGTAGCCACGTCCATTATTTTGCTCTGTACGCAGGCGACGAAACCGCCCTGCGCGGCTTCAAACGCTGGCTCCAGCCGCGTTTGCATCCAGGCGAGCGCATCTCCGATATCCACGAGGACCGCCCGGAACTCGGCAATGCCCTGAACCGGGCCGAGCGCTATCTGGGCTTGACCAGCATCGCCGTAGTGTTGATAGCGGGCGTCGCCATCGCCATGAGCGCCCGCCGCTATACCGAACGCCATTTCGATCTGGCCGCCCTGCTGAAAACCCTGGGGGCGCGGGAACGCGATGTATTGCGGCTGCACCTCTGGCAATTCAGCTTGATCGGATTGGCCGGTAGCTCGGCGGGTTGCGCCCTGGGCTATGGCTTGCAAGCCGGGGTGGCGCATTTCCTGGGGGCGTTGCTACCGCGCCAACTGGCCAGTCCCAGCCTGTTCGCCCTGTTGTTCGGCACCGGCGCGGGCTTGCCGATCCTGTTCGGCTTCGCCCTGCCGCCGATCCTCCGGCTCAAGCGCCTGCCGCCGCTGCGGGTCTTGCGCCGCGACCTGGAACCCCTGCCGTCCAGCGCTTGGCTGGTCTATGGCTGCGCCGCCCTGGTCCTGGGCGCGTTGATGTGGCGCTATACCCAGGATTGGCTGATGACCGTCACCGTGCTGGCCGCGAGCGGCGCGGCGGTGGCGGGATTCGGCCTGTTGGGCTTGTTCCTGCTCAACCTGGGCAAACTGCCGATCCCGCATGTGGGCCTGGCCTGGCGCTTCGGCCTGCAACACCTGACCCGGCGGCCCCAACTGGGCGTCGGCCAAATCCTGGCCTTCGGCATCACCCTGGCGGCGATGCTGTTGAGCCTCCTGGTCCGCACCGAGCTATTGCAGGAATGGCAGCGGCAATTGCCGGACAACACCCCCAACCATTTCGCCCTGAACCTGTTCGACGCCGACCTCGACCGCTTCCGCGATTTCCTGGCGCGGGAGCAAATCGCCAGCAGCCGGTTCTATCCCATCGTCCGGGGCCGTTTGACCCTGGTGAACGGCCAGGACGTATTCCAGGTCATCGGCAAGAATTCGCGGGCGGAAGGAGCCATCAACCGCGACCTCAGCCTGACCTGGGGGGCCGAACCGCCGCCCGACAATCCCATCGTCGAGGGCGAATGGTGGCGCGAAGGCCAAGCCCCCACCGAACCCCTGGTCTCGGTGGAAAAGGAATTGGCCAAGAACCTGGGCATCAAGCCGGGCGATCAGCTCGGCTTCAACATCGCCGGGCAGGAACTCACCGCCACGGTCGCCAACACCCGTGGCGTGCGCTGGGACACCATGGCCCCCAACTTCTTCATGATCTTCCCGCCGGGCGTGCTGGATTCGCAGCCCCACACCTGGCTGACCAGTTTCTATCTGCCCCCGGCGGCGAAACCGGCCTTGGCGCGGCTGGTCAAGGCGTTCCCCGGCGTGACGATCCTGGAAGTGGACGCCCTGCTCAAGCAATTCCAGAGCATCCTGGCCCAGATCACCCGCGCCATCGAGTTCGTGCTGGTGCTGGCCTTGGCGGCGGGCTTCACCGTGCTGTTCGCCTCGGTGCGGGCCACCCTGGACGAACGCTTGCGCGAGGACGCGCTATTACGCGCCCTGGGCGCGGAACGGGGTTTGCTGCGGCGGGCGCAATGGGTGGAATTCTGCGCCCTGGGCTTCCTGGCGGGGTTGTTGGCGGCGGGCATCGCCGAGAGCGTGGCCTGGGTCTTGTTCAGCCGGGTGTTCGATTTGGCGCACCGGATGCACTGGGAAGCTTGGCTGGCGACGCCGCTGGTGGGCGCCGTGGCGGTGGGCCTGGCGGGTTATTGGAATACCCGGCCCGTGGTGAGAAACAGCCCGATGCGGGTGTTGCGGGAACTCTAA
- a CDS encoding ABC transporter ATP-binding protein: MDSNTLEKNSPAISGDIIRTENLGKRVPTADGWLDILSSVDVSIKPGETLAVVGASGSGKSTLLGLLAGLDRSTEGKVWLADTCLTALDEDGRARLRALHVGFVFQSFQLLPHLTALENTMLPLELVGSAEARGRALDMLARVGLEHRVKHYPKQLSGGEQQRVALARAFVTEPRILFADEPTGNLDSKTGQTVIDLLFALNRERNTTLVLVTHDEALAARCGRTVRLEAGRVVDG; this comes from the coding sequence ATGGATTCCAACACATTGGAGAAAAACAGCCCCGCGATCTCCGGGGATATCATCCGGACGGAAAATCTCGGCAAACGGGTGCCCACGGCGGATGGCTGGCTGGATATCTTGTCATCAGTCGATGTTTCGATCAAACCGGGGGAAACCTTGGCCGTGGTCGGGGCTTCGGGTTCGGGGAAATCCACCCTGCTGGGATTGCTGGCCGGCCTGGACCGCTCGACCGAGGGCAAGGTTTGGCTGGCCGATACCTGCCTCACCGCACTGGACGAGGATGGCCGGGCGCGGTTGCGGGCGCTGCATGTCGGCTTCGTGTTCCAGTCCTTCCAATTGCTGCCGCACCTGACCGCGCTGGAAAACACGATGCTGCCGCTGGAACTCGTCGGCAGCGCCGAGGCCCGTGGCCGGGCGCTCGACATGCTGGCGCGGGTGGGCTTGGAACACCGGGTGAAGCATTACCCCAAACAGCTTTCCGGCGGCGAACAGCAGCGCGTGGCCCTGGCACGGGCCTTCGTGACCGAGCCGCGCATCCTGTTCGCTGACGAACCCACCGGCAACCTGGACAGCAAGACCGGCCAGACGGTGATCGACCTGTTGTTCGCCCTCAACCGCGAACGCAACACCACCCTGGTATTGGTGACCCACGACGAGGCGCTGGCGGCACGGTGCGGACGCACGGTCCGGCTGGAAGCCGGACGCGTGGTGGACGGCTAA
- a CDS encoding arylesterase: MRNLLLSFILWAMSGEVGAATLVVLGDSISAGYGLEKIDQGWVSLLAEKLRPRGMIVVNASISGDTSAGGLSRIDALLAQHHPAVLILELGGNDGLRGLPPGQMAANLGGIIDRAGAAGVQVLLLGMKIPPNYGKRYTEMFQKVYTDLAGRDGVALVPFLLDGVGGVEVYMQADGIHPNREAQPLLLEQVWNKLELLLAGKPR; encoded by the coding sequence ATGCGTAATTTACTGCTGTCGTTCATTTTGTGGGCAATGTCCGGTGAGGTTGGCGCGGCAACCCTCGTGGTGTTGGGAGATAGTATCAGCGCCGGTTATGGCTTGGAAAAAATCGACCAGGGCTGGGTTTCCCTGCTGGCGGAAAAACTCCGGCCACGCGGTATGATAGTCGTCAATGCCAGCATTTCCGGGGATACCAGCGCGGGAGGGCTTTCCCGCATCGATGCTTTGCTCGCCCAACACCATCCCGCCGTGCTGATCCTGGAACTCGGGGGCAACGATGGCCTGAGGGGTTTGCCGCCCGGCCAGATGGCGGCCAACCTGGGCGGCATCATCGACCGGGCCGGGGCGGCGGGGGTCCAGGTCTTGCTCTTGGGCATGAAGATTCCGCCCAACTATGGCAAGCGTTATACCGAAATGTTCCAGAAGGTCTATACCGATCTGGCCGGGCGCGATGGGGTGGCGCTGGTGCCGTTCCTGTTGGATGGCGTGGGCGGGGTGGAGGTCTATATGCAGGCCGACGGCATCCATCCGAACCGGGAGGCCCAGCCGTTATTGCTGGAACAGGTGTGGAATAAATTGGAGCTGTTATTGGCGGGCAAGCCGCGTTGA
- a CDS encoding LabA-like NYN domain-containing protein, with protein MNSAIKNHTSSSKVGIFVDSANMYRNGGARMQYDVLREYACRDHSDPVRLNAYVSYDARRAKVDYDYRKKAEGFHSVLRDIGFKVIIKEVKWYEDIDEEGKMTLVPKANADLDLAVDALLQSENLDRVLLASGDGDFVQVVRALQNKGCRVEVVALDNVSSALRQEADSFMSGYLIPNLIPTPTPAPEWGQVGSWVRGWCYYYDDTKGIGFMRYLSRIDKNLWLTDKRKYPDSPFETSFFHFSKLQDESLTNRLPSRDFIFEFRLAASERGPDKLNATDIRLVSEL; from the coding sequence ATGAATTCTGCGATAAAAAACCATACATCGAGTTCCAAGGTCGGGATTTTCGTGGACTCCGCCAATATGTACCGGAATGGCGGGGCCAGGATGCAATACGACGTGCTGCGCGAATACGCCTGCCGGGATCATAGCGACCCGGTCAGACTCAATGCCTATGTTTCATACGACGCCCGCCGCGCCAAGGTGGATTATGATTACCGGAAAAAAGCGGAAGGTTTCCACTCGGTGCTGCGTGATATAGGGTTCAAGGTCATCATCAAGGAAGTCAAATGGTATGAGGATATCGACGAGGAAGGCAAGATGACCCTGGTGCCCAAGGCCAATGCCGATTTGGATTTGGCGGTGGATGCCTTGTTGCAGTCGGAGAACCTGGACCGGGTATTGCTCGCCAGCGGCGACGGCGATTTCGTGCAGGTGGTGAGGGCTTTGCAGAACAAGGGCTGCCGGGTCGAGGTGGTGGCGCTGGACAATGTGTCCTCGGCCCTCAGGCAGGAGGCCGATTCCTTCATGTCGGGGTATCTCATCCCCAATCTGATTCCCACGCCGACCCCCGCGCCGGAATGGGGGCAGGTGGGTTCCTGGGTGCGGGGCTGGTGCTATTATTACGACGACACCAAGGGTATCGGGTTCATGCGGTACCTTTCCCGTATCGATAAAAACCTCTGGTTGACCGATAAGCGCAAATACCCGGATTCCCCGTTCGAGACTTCGTTTTTCCATTTCTCCAAGCTCCAGGACGAATCCCTCACCAACCGGCTGCCCAGCCGCGATTTCATCTTCGAGTTCAGGCTGGCGGCGTCCGAGCGCGGACCGGACAAGCTGAACGCCACCGATATCCGTCTGGTCAGCGAGTTATGA
- a CDS encoding isochorismatase family protein gives MNIPSLCSADDSVLVVVDLQIRLLAAMAEADRAHLVKHTETLLQAAGALEIPVLYTEQYPKGLGPTVPALVERLPAMALCFEKTAFSCCAAEGFLSALKASGRGQVVLVGQEVHVCVLQTALELLALGFRVFVVEDGVCSRAQGHKHNALARLREAGAVVTNVESVLFEWLRDAAHPEFKTISQWVR, from the coding sequence ATGAATATCCCTTCGCTTTGTTCCGCCGACGACAGCGTGTTGGTGGTGGTGGACCTGCAAATCCGCCTGTTGGCCGCCATGGCCGAAGCCGATCGCGCCCATTTGGTCAAGCATACCGAAACCCTGCTGCAAGCGGCCGGGGCGCTGGAAATCCCGGTGCTTTATACCGAGCAATATCCCAAGGGCCTGGGTCCGACCGTGCCCGCCCTGGTCGAACGCTTGCCGGCCATGGCGCTCTGTTTCGAGAAGACCGCGTTTTCCTGCTGCGCTGCCGAGGGGTTCCTGTCCGCCTTGAAGGCGTCGGGCCGGGGGCAGGTGGTCCTGGTCGGCCAGGAGGTCCATGTCTGCGTGTTGCAGACCGCGCTGGAATTGCTGGCCCTGGGTTTCCGGGTGTTCGTGGTCGAGGACGGGGTGTGTTCCCGCGCCCAGGGCCATAAGCACAACGCCCTGGCCCGGTTGCGGGAGGCCGGGGCCGTCGTCACCAATGTGGAGTCGGTGCTGTTCGAATGGTTGCGCGACGCTGCCCATCCCGAGTTCAAAACCATCTCCCAGTGGGTGCGCTGA
- the cysB gene encoding HTH-type transcriptional regulator CysB, which produces MKLQQLRYIWEIAQHELNVSATADSLYTSQPGISKQVRLLEDELGVPIFARNGKHLTEVTAAGQEIVAIAGEILGRVQDIKHIAQEHRDNKVGSLAIATTHTQARYALPPVVKNFMQRYPGIKLHINQGTPMQISELASRGLVDMAIATEALELFENLVMLPCYRWNRCILVPRGHPLTRLERIELQDLAEYPIVTYTFGFTGRSQLDQAFDKAGLHPQLALTAVDADVIKTYVRLELGVGILAKMAYDPVVDVDLVPLDASHLFGASTTKIGLRRDMFIRGFIYQFIETFAPHLTRDLIDQAMETREKRELDALFKNVELPVH; this is translated from the coding sequence ATGAAGCTCCAGCAATTACGCTACATCTGGGAAATCGCGCAGCACGAACTCAATGTCTCGGCCACCGCCGACAGCCTCTACACTTCCCAGCCCGGCATCAGCAAGCAGGTCCGGCTGCTGGAGGACGAATTGGGCGTGCCCATCTTCGCCCGCAACGGCAAGCACCTGACCGAAGTCACCGCCGCCGGCCAGGAAATCGTCGCCATCGCCGGGGAAATCCTGGGCCGGGTCCAGGACATCAAGCACATCGCCCAGGAACACCGCGACAACAAGGTGGGTTCGCTGGCCATCGCCACCACCCACACCCAGGCCCGCTACGCCCTGCCCCCGGTGGTCAAGAACTTCATGCAGCGCTATCCGGGCATCAAGCTCCACATCAACCAGGGAACGCCGATGCAGATTTCGGAGTTGGCCTCGCGGGGGCTGGTCGATATGGCCATCGCCACCGAAGCCCTGGAGTTGTTCGAGAATTTGGTGATGCTGCCCTGCTACCGCTGGAACCGCTGCATCCTGGTCCCGAGGGGCCATCCGCTGACCCGGCTGGAACGCATCGAACTCCAGGATTTGGCCGAATACCCCATCGTCACCTACACCTTCGGCTTCACCGGGCGCTCGCAACTGGATCAAGCCTTCGACAAGGCCGGGCTGCATCCGCAACTGGCCCTGACCGCCGTGGACGCCGATGTCATCAAGACCTATGTGCGGCTGGAACTGGGCGTGGGCATCCTAGCCAAGATGGCCTACGACCCGGTGGTGGATGTCGATCTGGTGCCGCTGGACGCCAGCCATTTGTTCGGGGCCAGCACCACCAAGATCGGTCTGCGGCGGGATATGTTCATCCGCGGCTTCATCTATCAGTTCATCGAGACCTTCGCCCCGCACCTGACCCGCGACCTGATCGACCAAGCCATGGAGACCCGCGAGAAGCGGGAACTCGACGCCCTGTTCAAGAACGTCGAGCTACCCGTGCATTGA
- the fdxA gene encoding ferredoxin FdxA — MSFVVTENCIKCKYTDCVDVCPVDCFHEGPNFLVIDPDECIDCTLCEPECPANAIYSEDEVPADQKDFIKLNADLAKVWPSITEVKPATADADAWKGKPGKRDLLEK, encoded by the coding sequence ATGAGTTTCGTAGTTACCGAAAACTGCATCAAGTGCAAATATACCGATTGCGTCGACGTGTGCCCGGTCGATTGCTTCCACGAAGGACCGAATTTCCTGGTGATCGACCCGGACGAATGCATCGATTGCACCCTGTGCGAACCCGAATGCCCGGCCAACGCGATCTACTCCGAAGACGAAGTACCCGCCGACCAGAAAGACTTCATCAAGCTGAACGCCGACCTGGCCAAGGTTTGGCCCAGCATCACCGAGGTCAAGCCCGCCACCGCCGATGCCGACGCCTGGAAGGGCAAGCCCGGCAAGCGCGATTTGCTGGAAAAATAA
- a CDS encoding HDOD domain-containing protein gives MNHSPSSRIQADPPAPSQAPELAELVQGAHRVVSLPEVYYRVQELIDDPRHNSATLARLIESDSGLTARLLKAVNSPLYGLGRRVDRVSQAVGLLGGHILRDIVLATTIVRTFGKLPPQAVDLSTFWHHSIYCALAAQQLARRCHVLHSERMAVAGILHDIGQLVLYRFQPAASAQALVLAEPADDGAYRAERRVFGYTHAEVGAELLKAWGLPESLQAVALHHHEPLAESPHALDIAIVHLANAIANRLEPGRNLPRCESRISPLAWEITGLGEGVIEPVLAEANSRFLETLDLLLPGRAPR, from the coding sequence ATGAACCACTCCCCGTCCTCGCGCATCCAGGCCGATCCCCCGGCTCCTTCCCAGGCTCCCGAACTGGCCGAACTGGTCCAGGGCGCCCACCGGGTGGTCTCGCTGCCGGAAGTCTATTACCGCGTGCAGGAATTGATCGACGACCCCCGGCACAATTCGGCGACGCTGGCGCGGCTGATCGAAAGCGACAGCGGCCTCACCGCGCGCCTGCTCAAGGCGGTGAATAGCCCCTTGTACGGCCTGGGACGGCGGGTGGACCGGGTTTCCCAGGCGGTGGGCCTGTTGGGCGGGCACATCCTGCGGGATATCGTGCTGGCCACGACCATCGTGCGGACCTTCGGCAAACTGCCGCCGCAAGCGGTGGATTTATCCACTTTCTGGCACCATAGCATCTATTGCGCCCTGGCCGCCCAACAACTGGCCCGGCGCTGCCACGTCCTGCACAGCGAGCGCATGGCGGTGGCGGGCATCCTCCACGATATCGGCCAGCTGGTGCTATACCGGTTCCAGCCCGCCGCCTCCGCCCAGGCCCTAGTCCTGGCCGAACCCGCCGACGATGGCGCATACCGGGCCGAACGGCGGGTGTTCGGCTACACCCATGCCGAGGTGGGCGCGGAATTGCTCAAGGCTTGGGGGCTGCCGGAAAGCCTACAGGCGGTCGCCCTCCACCATCACGAACCCCTGGCGGAATCCCCGCACGCCCTGGACATCGCCATCGTCCATCTCGCCAACGCCATCGCCAACCGGCTGGAACCGGGCCGCAACCTCCCCCGTTGCGAATCCCGCATCTCCCCCCTGGCCTGGGAAATCACGGGGCTGGGCGAGGGTGTGATCGAGCCGGTCCTGGCGGAAGCCAACAGCCGTTTCCTGGAAACCCTGGACCTGTTGCTACCGGGCCGGGCCCCCCGCTGA
- a CDS encoding cytochrome P460 family protein gives MKRSFFVLALALNTFPCHADPAAAPPAPNGITLPKDYQNWRLLGVSQRTENGTLRAILGNDKAIEAARSGQTHPWPDGAMLAKVAWKQKSHDKFATAVVPGEYVHTDLMVKDAAKYAATGGWGFARWLGDKFTPYGQDAQFAQECLGCHGAAKDADWVFTTPAKLP, from the coding sequence ATGAAGCGATCCTTTTTTGTCCTGGCCCTAGCGCTCAATACCTTCCCGTGCCACGCCGACCCCGCCGCCGCGCCCCCGGCCCCGAACGGCATCACCCTGCCCAAGGATTACCAGAACTGGCGCTTGCTGGGCGTGTCCCAGCGCACCGAGAACGGCACCCTGCGGGCCATCTTGGGCAACGACAAGGCCATCGAGGCCGCCCGTTCCGGGCAAACCCATCCCTGGCCGGACGGGGCCATGCTCGCCAAGGTCGCCTGGAAACAGAAAAGCCACGATAAATTCGCCACCGCCGTGGTGCCCGGCGAATATGTGCATACCGATCTGATGGTGAAGGACGCCGCCAAATACGCGGCGACCGGGGGCTGGGGCTTCGCCCGCTGGCTCGGGGACAAATTCACCCCCTATGGGCAGGACGCCCAATTCGCCCAAGAATGCCTGGGCTGCCATGGCGCGGCCAAGGACGCCGATTGGGTCTTCACCACGCCGGCCAAACTGCCCTGA
- a CDS encoding DUF2905 domain-containing protein, whose translation MPGDIHIQDGKRVIFVPITSMIVVSAALTLLANLWFRR comes from the coding sequence CTGCCGGGCGATATCCACATCCAGGACGGCAAGCGCGTCATCTTCGTCCCCATCACCAGCATGATCGTGGTCAGCGCGGCGTTGACGCTGCTCGCCAACCTGTGGTTCCGGCGCTGA
- a CDS encoding vWA domain-containing protein, whose product MSSRFRADGRKFALWLAAGLLAWTLFQPRLALPRPVYRYWFVLDITQSMNTRDYHAEGLPPERLEYAKAAIRRVLAELPCGSEAGLGLFTTQNVQFLFEPLEVCGHFPVIDDALAHIDWRMAWSANTFVEQGLYAALREIGKRDPSIRLAFFTDGQETPPPSVRALFQGQPGAVRGVIVGTGGTQPTAVPRYDRDNRFLGYWENADIEAPPVLTATYTQAQAQVPALPRTGLFLSWLDETHLQELAAITGLRYHRLQDPADLGRLLRAPEFAARRTVDTDMRPVLGLAAWVLLLAAHWPAARRGKRRTEEWIGEKA is encoded by the coding sequence ATGAGCAGCCGGTTCCGGGCCGATGGCCGCAAATTCGCCCTGTGGCTGGCGGCGGGCTTGCTGGCCTGGACTTTGTTCCAGCCGCGGCTCGCCCTGCCTAGGCCGGTCTACCGCTATTGGTTCGTGCTGGACATCACCCAGAGCATGAACACCCGCGACTACCACGCCGAGGGGCTGCCCCCGGAACGCCTGGAATACGCCAAGGCCGCGATCCGCCGGGTACTGGCCGAACTGCCTTGCGGCTCGGAGGCGGGGCTGGGCCTCTTCACCACCCAGAATGTGCAATTCCTGTTCGAGCCTTTGGAGGTGTGCGGGCATTTCCCGGTGATCGACGACGCGCTGGCCCATATCGATTGGCGCATGGCCTGGTCGGCCAACACCTTCGTCGAGCAAGGGCTGTACGCGGCGCTGCGCGAGATCGGCAAGCGCGATCCGTCGATCCGGCTGGCCTTCTTCACCGACGGCCAGGAAACCCCGCCGCCCAGCGTCCGCGCCTTGTTCCAGGGCCAGCCCGGCGCGGTCCGGGGCGTGATCGTCGGCACCGGCGGCACCCAGCCCACCGCGGTGCCGCGCTACGACCGCGACAACCGCTTCCTCGGCTATTGGGAAAACGCCGATATCGAAGCCCCGCCGGTCCTGACCGCCACCTATACCCAAGCCCAGGCACAAGTCCCGGCCTTGCCTAGGACCGGACTGTTCCTGTCCTGGCTGGACGAGACCCACCTACAGGAACTGGCCGCCATCACCGGGCTGCGCTACCACCGGCTGCAAGACCCGGCGGACCTGGGCCGCTTGCTGCGGGCACCGGAATTCGCCGCCCGCCGCACGGTCGATACCGATATGCGGCCCGTCCTGGGACTCGCGGCTTGGGTTTTGTTATTGGCGGCGCACTGGCCGGCGGCCCGCCGCGGAAAACGGAGGACCGAAGAATGGATTGGGGAAAAGGCTTGA
- a CDS encoding MxaK protein gives MARLNLALRAALALALAGAAHEGWHLWRANRDNALIAAPGRIQVDPATPPALVFAKAHDLARHGDTQEALRLYGTLTQTGDAAFQARVYYNLGTLYLGDAARLWNARGVLEYVRVNTLVSAAKENLRAALRLSPENWDARYNLEYAYRITPPPKEKPKSDFKASKGSVYATLPSLPGGGP, from the coding sequence ATGGCACGCCTGAACCTCGCGCTCCGGGCCGCGCTGGCCTTGGCGCTGGCGGGAGCCGCCCACGAAGGCTGGCACCTATGGCGGGCAAACCGCGATAACGCGCTGATCGCCGCGCCCGGACGCATCCAGGTCGATCCCGCCACGCCACCGGCCTTGGTCTTCGCCAAGGCCCACGACCTGGCCCGCCACGGCGATACCCAGGAAGCCCTCCGGCTCTATGGCACGCTCACCCAGACCGGGGATGCGGCTTTCCAGGCGCGGGTGTATTACAACCTGGGGACGCTCTACCTGGGCGACGCGGCCCGGCTCTGGAACGCCCGCGGCGTGCTGGAATATGTGCGGGTGAATACCCTGGTGTCCGCCGCCAAAGAAAACCTCAGGGCGGCCCTGCGGCTCTCCCCCGAAAACTGGGACGCCCGCTACAACCTGGAATACGCCTACCGCATCACCCCGCCGCCCAAGGAAAAGCCCAAATCGGATTTCAAAGCCTCCAAGGGCAGCGTCTACGCCACCCTGCCCAGCCTGCCGGGAGGCGGGCCATGA
- a CDS encoding vWA domain-containing protein: MNLELAEPWALLLGLGAILPWLARPPALLYSALALVPDDPVSTGLDRLLKCAGSAAALCLALALAGPYLREQWVEKTGTGAHIVLLLDRSSSMNENFTGKYLGAKTSESKSAVARQLLGEFVARREHDLFAMVDFAAAPVYVLPLTEDRAAVEAAIAAAGGRGHGITHIAPGLAMALDFFAGRPPTGSRIVLLVSDGAARIDEETRDRLRQSFQETRTGLYWIYLRNPNSGRLADKPANPNESTTPEYFLDQYFQSLGIPYRAFEADNPAAMRAAIAEVERLENLPLRYREKLPRQDLSGWCYGAALPWLLLLIAAKTLEIETWHA, encoded by the coding sequence TTGAACCTGGAACTCGCCGAACCCTGGGCCTTGCTGCTAGGACTCGGGGCGATCCTGCCTTGGCTGGCGCGTCCCCCGGCCCTGCTCTATTCCGCCCTGGCCCTGGTGCCAGACGATCCCGTCTCCACCGGGCTGGACCGGCTGCTCAAATGCGCGGGTTCGGCGGCGGCGCTGTGCCTGGCCCTGGCCCTGGCCGGTCCTTATCTGCGCGAGCAATGGGTGGAAAAAACCGGCACCGGCGCCCACATCGTGCTGTTGCTCGACCGCAGCAGCAGCATGAACGAGAACTTCACCGGCAAATATCTGGGGGCCAAGACCAGCGAATCCAAAAGCGCCGTGGCCCGCCAACTCCTGGGCGAGTTCGTGGCCCGGCGCGAGCATGATTTGTTCGCCATGGTGGATTTCGCGGCGGCCCCGGTCTATGTGCTGCCACTGACCGAGGACCGGGCGGCGGTCGAAGCCGCCATCGCGGCGGCGGGCGGGCGCGGCCACGGCATCACCCACATCGCGCCGGGGCTGGCGATGGCGCTGGATTTTTTCGCAGGACGCCCCCCGACCGGCTCGCGCATCGTGTTACTGGTTTCCGACGGCGCGGCCCGCATCGACGAGGAAACCCGCGACCGCCTGCGCCAAAGCTTCCAGGAGACCCGGACCGGCCTGTATTGGATTTACCTACGCAATCCCAACAGCGGACGGCTGGCCGACAAACCCGCCAACCCCAACGAAAGCACCACCCCGGAATATTTCCTCGACCAATATTTCCAAAGCCTGGGGATTCCCTACCGGGCTTTCGAGGCCGACAACCCGGCGGCGATGCGGGCCGCCATCGCCGAGGTGGAACGCTTGGAAAACCTGCCCCTGCGCTACCGCGAAAAACTACCACGGCAGGATTTATCCGGCTGGTGCTATGGCGCGGCCCTGCCCTGGCTGCTCTTGCTCATCGCCGCCAAAACCCTGGAGATCGAAACATGGCACGCCTGA